The DNA sequence GGGCGCTACGACCTGCTGTGCGAGGCCGTCTGCGCGGACGACGAGGCGCTGCTGCAGCTGATCTCGACGCGGATCCGCGCGCTGCCCGGCGTCCGGCACGCGGAGGCGATGGTCTACCTGAAGCTGCGGAAGCAGACCTACCAGTGGGGCTCTCGCTGAGGGTGACGACTAAATCCGAAGGTTACTCGGCAGAGTTGACCATGAATTAGTCGTGTAAGTTCGTCTGGACGACTGAATCGCTTGCATCGGCGCGCCAGGGCGTGCGATAACCGAGGCATGACCACAACCGCCGACCGCGCCACCGCCGACGCCTCGAGCCTCGCCGAGGCCGCCCGCCGCAACCTCTGGATGCACTTCACGCGCCACTCCACCTACGACGAGACCGACGTCCCGGTGATCGTGCGTGGCGAAGGCCCGTACATCTGGGACGCCCGGGGCAAGCGCTACCTCGACGGGCTGGCCGGGTTGTTCGCGGTCCAGGTCGGCCACGGCCGTGAGGAGCTCGCCGAAGCCGCCGCGCGGCAGACGAAGCAGCTCGCGTACTTCCCGCTGTGGGGCCACGCGCACCCGGCGGCGATCGAGCTGGCCACCCGGCTGGCCTCGGCCGCCCCCGGCGACCTGAACCGCGTGTTCTTCACCGTGAGCGGCGGGGAATCGGTCGAGACGGCGTGGAAACTGGCGAAGCAGTACTTCAAGCTCGTCGGGAAACCGGGCAAGCACAAGGTGATCAGCCGCGCGCTGGCCTACCACGGGACGTCGCAGGGCGCGCTGTCGATCACCGGCATCCCCGGCGCGAAGGCGGACTTCGAGCCGCTGGTGCCGAGCACCCTGCGCGTGCCGAACACGAACTTCTACCGCGCGCCCGAGCACGCCGACGACTACGAGGCCTACGGCCGCTGGGCGGCGGACCGGATCGAGCAGGCGATCGAGTTCGAAGGGGCGGACACGGTCGCGGCGGTGTTCCTCGAGCCGGTGCAGAACACCGGCGGGTGCTTCGTCCCGCCGCCCGGGTACTTCGCGCGGGTGCGGGAGATCTGCGACAAGCACGACGTGCTGCTGGTGTCCGACGAGGTGATCTGCGCGTTCGGGCGGGTCGGGTACGACTTCGCGGCGAAGCGGTACGGGTACCAGCCGGACATCATCACGACCGCGAAGGGGCTGACGTCCGGGTACGCGCCGCTGGGGGCGGTGCTGGCCTCGGAGCGGCTGATGGAGCCGTTCACCCGCGGCGAGACGACGTTCATGCACGGGTCGACCTACGGCGGGCACCCGGTTTCCTGCGCGGTGGCGCTGGCGAACCTCGACCTGATCGAGCGCGAGGGGCTCTACGAGCACGTGCTGACGCGGGAATCGGCGTTCCGGTCCACTTTGGACAAGCTGACCGACCTGCCGATCGTCGGAGACGTCCGCGGGGCCGGGTTCTTCTACGGGATCGAGCTGGTGAAGGACAAGGCGACGAAGGAGACGTTCAGCGCCGCGGAGTCGGAGCGGGTGCTGCGCGGGTTCCTGTCGGACGCGTTGTTCGACGCCGGGCTGTACTGCCGGGCCGACGACCGGGCCGAGCCGGTGGTGCAGCTGTCGCCGCCGCTGGTGTGCGACCAGCCGCAGTTCGACGAGATGGAGCAGATCCTGCGGGACACGCTGACGCGGGCCTGGCAGCTGCTGTAGGCGAGCCGCTGCCCCCGGCGGCGGCCGGGGGCAGCGGCGTGGCTCGGCTCAGGCGAAGGTCTGCCAGCCGGAGCCGATCAGCGCGCCGGAGCTGTACGGGGCGGTGTCGGAGCCGCCGTTGGTGTACAGCCACAGGGTTCCGTCGGGCTTGGTGGCGGTGAGATCGGCCCGGTGGTCGCCGGTGACGTCGCCGAGCTGGACGCGGTCGAACTGGGCCCAGCCCCCACCGATCTGGCTGCCGCTGCTGTACGGCGCGGTGTCGCTGCCGCCGTTGGCGTACAACCAGAGTGTCCCGTCGGGCTTGACCGCGACGAGGTCGGCCCGGCCGTCGCCGGTGACGTCCCCGCCCAGGATCCAGGTGAACTGTTCCCAGCCGGCGCCGACCTGGGTGCCGGTGCTGTAGGGCGAGGCGCCGCCGCCGTTGGGGTAGAGCCAGAGCGATCCGTCGGCTTTGGCGGCGACGAGGTCGGCCCGGCCGTCGCCGGTTACGTCGGCGAGGGTGACGTGGCCGAACTGCTGCCACGCGGAGCCGATCAGCGTCCCGGTGCTGTACGGCGAGGTGTTGTCGCCGCCGTGGGTGTACAGCCAGAGTGACCCGTCGGGTTTGGCGGCGACGAGGTCGGCTTTGCCGTCGCCGGTGACGTCGCCGGACTGGAACCAGCTGAAGCCTTCCCAGCTGGTGCCGATCAGGCTGCCGCTGCTGTACGGCGACGTGTTGCTGCCGCCGTTGGCGTAGAGCGAAAGCGACCCGTCGGGCCGGCGGGCCACGAGGTCGGCCCGGCCGTCCCCGGTGACGTCGCCGGCGGCGACTCCGTTCGCGCCGCCGCCCGAACCGCCCGCGAGCGCGGCGAGCTGGGCGAGCGAACCGTTGAAGACGTTGGAGTCGTGGGCCGCGCCCCGGCCGCACGCGTCGATGTCGTACTGCCAGAACGTCCACTTGGTACCCCAGCCTGGCACCGACGGCGGCGACGGGTTGCAGCTGGCGATGTCGAGCGGGTACCCCGAGAACGCCGTGCTGTTGCCGGTGCAGGGGTTCCACCAGTTGACGTTGGTGTAGATCATCGGCGCGCGGCCGATGCGGGCCTTGACCTGGTTGAGGAACGAGCTGATCCAGGCCCGCATGTCGCTCTGGCCGAGCCCGTAGCAGTCGGGCAGGTTCAGCGAGCTGTAGGGCCATTCCAGGTCGAGGAACGGCGGCAGCGTCCGGCCGTCCGCCGCCCACTGCAGGTGGTCGGCGAAGTAGTTCGCCTGGCCCACCGCGTTCCCGAGGTCCGGGCGGCCGAACGCGTAGGCGCCGGTGTAGAGCCCGGCGTTCTTGGCGCCGTGGTAGTCCTGGTCGAAGTACGGGTTGGTGTAGCCGGTGCCTTCCGTCGCCTTGACGAACGCGAACTCGTCGCCGGCGGCCTTCTGGTTCGCCCAGTCGACCGTCTTGCCGCCCGAGTGGTCGTGGCTGGAGACGTCGATGCCGTTGACGGTGTAGCCGGAGGGCAGGCCGGCGGCGAGTGCGGCCGGTGCGTCCGGTTCGCGAGCGGCGTCGGCGAACCCGTTCGCCGTGTCGGATTGCTTGTCCGTCAGGGGTTCGGCGATCGCGGGCGACGTTCCCCCGAGGAGGACCGCTCCGGCCAGCACCGCCAGCAGGTACTTGCGCATGGTGAGCTCCTGTGGTGAGAAGGGGGATCAGGCGAAGGGCTGCCAGCCGGAACCGATCAGGATGCCGCTGCTGTAGGGCGCGGTGTCGCTGCCGCCGTTGGTGTAGAGCCACAGGGTGCCGTCGGGCTTGGTGGCGGTGAGGTCCGCGCGGTGGTCGCCGGTGACGTCGCCGAGCTGGATGCGGTCGAACTGGGCCCAGCCCGCCCCGATCTGGCTGCCGCTGCTGTAGGGCGCGGTGTCGCTGCCGCCGTTGGTGTAGAGCCACAGGGTGCCGTCGGGCTTGACCGCGACGAGGTCGGCGCGGCCGTCGCCGGTGACGTCCCCGCCCAGGATCCAGGTGAACTGTTCCCAGCCGGCGCCGATCCGGGTCCCGGTGCTGTAGGGCGCGGTGTCGCTGCCGCCGTTGGCGTAGAGCCAGAGCGACCCGTCGGGCATGGCGGCGACGAGGTCGGCCCGGCCGTCCCCGGTGACGTCGGCCAGGGTCACGTGGCTGAACTGCGCCCACCCGGAGCCGATCAGCGTTCCGGTGCTGTACGGCGAAGTGTTGTCGCCGCCGTGCGTGTAGAGCCACAGCGTCCCGTCGGGTTTCGCGGCGACGACGTCGGCCTTGCCGTCGCCGGTGACGTCGCCGGACTGGAACCAGCTGAAGCCGTCCCAGCTGGTGCCGATCAGGCCGGCGGTACCGTAGGGCGAGGTGTCGCTGCCGCCGTTGGCGTAGAGCACGAGCGACCCGTCGGGCTTGCGGGCGACGAGGTCGGCCCGGCCGTCCCCGGTCACGTCACCGGCCGCGACCCCGTTGGCCGCGGACGACTGCTCGACGACGCGGTCGTAGCGGATGGCGGTGTAGGAGGTGACCTCGGACCACGAGTCGAACCCGAGGTTGCCGGAGTTGTTGACCTTGTACGGGTTCTGCACGGTCTGGCCGGTGGAGTTGAACGAGTAGACGTAGGCGCCCTGGCCGTGGTCGTTCTGGTTCTTCCAGAACGCGAACAGCTCGATGTGCCCGTCCGGGCCGCTGCCGTCGCTGTCGCGGACCATCGCGTCGCCGGGGCGCAGGGCGTCCCGGGCGACGACGTGCATCCCGTTGCCGCTCTGCGCCTTGCTGAGGAATTCGTTGGTGATCAGGCTCGAGCCGAGGTGCCAGGCCATCGAGACGAGTCCCGAGCAGTCCCGGCGATAGGTCTGCCCGCCGTCCGGTCCGGGGACGTGGGTGCCGGTCTGGGTGTAGGTGTAGCCCTTGTCCACCCAGTACTGCGCCCGGTCGAGGACCTCCTGGCGGGAGACCGGGCCGTTGACGGTCGATGCGTGCGCCGTGCCCGGGACGGCGAGCGAGACCGCGGTCAGGGCCGCGGTGGCGAAGGTGACGGTGAGCCGGGCGATCGTCTTCGTGGTCATGGGCCCAGCGTCGGGACCCGCGCTGCAGGTTCTCTGCAAATCCGCCGGTAGCCGCCATACAGCGGTTTTCCGGCGGCCTTGCCGGGCGGTAGGGTCCGCCGGGACATCTCGGGGGAGACACAGGGGCGGGGATGGAGTTCCGGCTGCTCGGACCGGTCGAGGTCGCCGACGAAACCGGCACCCTGGCCTTGGGGGGCACGAAGACCCGCACGCTGCTGGCCGCGTTGCTGCTCGAGCCGGGCCGGATCATCGCCACGGACCGCCTCGTCGACATCATCTGGGACGACGACCCGCCGTCGACCGCCCGCGCGCTGATCCAGACCTACGTGTCCACGTTGCGCCGGGCGCTGGGTGACGCCGGCACGGAGATCATCCGCACGGCGGCGCCGGGCTACTCGGCTCGCTTCGGCGCCGAGAGCCTCGACCGGCACCGCTTCGAGGTCTTCGCCGCGGAGGGCCGGGAAGCCGCGGCCGAAGGGCGGTACCGCGAGGCGTCGAACGCCTTCCGGGCCGCGGACACGCTGTGGCGCGGGCCGGCGCTCGGCGGCGTGCGCAGCCGCGTCCTGTCGGGCGAGGCGGCCCGCCTCGACGAGCAGCGGCTCGCGGTCATCGAGGCCCGCATCGCCGCCGACCTGGAACTCGGCCGCACGGACGAGCTGATCGGCGAGCTCACCGTCCTGATCGGGCAGCACCCGACGCGGGCGTCGCTGCGCGGCCACCTCATGCTCGCCCTGTACCGCGCGGACCGCACCGCCGACGCCCTCGCGGTCTTCCGGCAGGGACGCGAGGTCCTCGTCGACGAGCTGGGCATCGAGCCGGGGGTCGAGCTGACCCGGCTGCACGAAGCCATCCTGCGGTCGGACCCGGCCCTGCTCGGCCCGCCCGCCGAGCCGTCCGCGCGCCCCGAGCCGGCACCGGCGGCCCGCGGCGGGGGCCGGGTGGCCGTGCCGCGCCAGCTCCCGCCCGACGCGGCCGATTTCACCGGCCGGGACGCACTGGTGGGCGAGCTGGCCGGAGTGCTGACCGGCGGCCGGCCCGGACCGGTGGTCGCGGCCCTGCTCGGCCCGGGCGGGGTGGGCAAGTCGGCACTGGCCGCGCACGTGGCGCACCGGGTGTCCGCGGCCTACCCGGACGGGCAGCTCCACGCCGACCTGCGGGGCACCACCGGCATGCCGGCGTCGCCCACCGAGGTGCTCGGCCGCTTCCTGCGGGCCCTGCAGCCCGACCGCGGCGCGATCCCGGACGACCCCGACGAGCGCATGGACGCTTACCGCACCGCGCTGGCCGGCCGCCGCGTGCTGATCGTCCTCGACGACGCCGCCGGCGAGCCGCAGGTGCGGCCCCTGCTGCCCGGCACGGGTACCTGCTCGGTCCTGGTGACCTCGCGCACCCGGCTGGCCGGCCTGGCCGGTGCCCACCTCGTCGACGTGGGCCTGCTCTCGGCGGGCGAAGCGACCGCGCTGCTGTCCCGGATCGCCGGCGCGGACCGGATCCAAGGCGCGCCCGACGCCGCCGCCGAGATCGTGGCCTGCTGCGGCAACCTGCCGCTCGCGGTCCGCGTCGCGGGCGCGCGCCTGGCCACCCGCCGGCAGTGGACCGCGCGGCTGCTCGCGACCCGGCTGACCGACGAACGGCGCCGCCTCACCGAGCTGTCCGCCGGTGACCAGCAGATCCGCGCGAGCATCGAGCTGAGCGTCCGGAACCTGGACCCCGCCGCCCGGACCGCGCTCCGCCGGCTCGGGCACCTGGGCCTGGCCGACTTCCGGTCCTGGGTGGTGGCCTGCGCGCTCGACGTCGAAATCGCCACGGCCGAGGAGGTCGTCGAGCACCTCGTCGACACCCACCTGGTCGACTACACCTTCGTCGACGACACCGGCCAGGTCCGCTACCGGCTGCACGACCTGGTTCGCATCTACGCCCGGGAGGAGGCCGAACGGCACGAGTCCCGGACCGACCTGGTGGCCTCGACCGCGCGCGTCGCCGGCGGCTGGACCGCCGTGCTCGACCGGCTGCGGGACCACGTCGCCGACCACGTCACCTCCGGGGCGATCCCGCTGACGACGGCCGAGGCAGGCCCGGTCGACCCCGAGGTGCTCGGCACCGCGCTGACCGATCCCCGCGGCTGGCTCGACATCGAGCAGGCGTCGCTGGTGCTCGCCGTGGAGCGGGCCGCCGAGGCGGGGCTCGACGGGCCGGCCGTCGCCATCGCGTCGGTGCTGTGCGCGTCGGGCTACGCGTTGAACGGCGTCGTGGACCTGTGGGACCGCGCGCACGGCGCCGCGCTGGCCGCCGCCCGCGCCGCGGGCAACCGGCCCGGCGAGGCGGTCCTCCTGGCGCAGGTCGGCCAGCTCCGGTACGAGCAGGACCGGTTCGCCGAGGCCCGCCGGCACCTGACCGACGCCGTCGAGCGGTTCCGCGACCTGCGGGACGCGCGGGGCGAGGCCGCCGCGCTGACCGCGCTCGGGCTCGCCTGCCGGGACCAGGGCTACCTGCCCGAAGCCGAGCACTTCCTGGACCGGGCGGCCACGGTGTGCCGGAGCCTGGACGACGACCGCGCGACCGGCCACTGCGAGCGGCTGATCGGCTCGGTCCACCTGGAGCGCGGCGACTTCGCGGCCGCGGACGCCGCGCTGGCCGCCGCGCTGGCGGCGTACCGCCGGGCCGGCAGCGAACGCGGGGAAGCGCTGACGCTGCGCACGATCGGCCTGACCCACCTCGGCCGCGGCCGGCTCACCGAGGCCGAGGAGACCTTCACCCGCGCGCTGGCGCTGTTCCGCGCGCTCGGTGACGAGAAGCTGGTCGGGTTCTGCCGGCGCGGACTGGCCAAGACCCACCTGCGGATGGGCCGGCTGGCCGAGGCCAGAGGACCGCTGGAGACCACCCTCGCCGCCCACCGCGCGGAAGGCGACAGCTGGTCCGAAGCGATGGTCATGCGCACCCTCGGCGAGCTGGACCTCGCCGCCGGCCGGTTCGAGGAGGCGAGCCGGTGGCTCACCACCGCGCTGGCCGCCTTCCGCGAGCAGGAAGCCTTCCTGTTCGCTGCCCGCACCCTGCGCGACATCGCGCAGCTGGAGGAGGCCAGGGGCGACCAGCCGGCGGCGAAGGCCGCGCTGGCCGAGGCCATCGAGACCTTCCGCGCCTACGGGGCCCGCGAATACGGCGAGCTGACGTCGCTGTAATCCGGTTGCAGGGTTTCTGCAGCCCGGTGGGCGACCGTGGAGCGGTGCCCCCTCCAGATGCCCCGATGACCGTGCCGCCGTTCGATCCGCGCCTCGCCCGGATCCCGATCCGCGACAGCGGCGAGGAGCTGGTGGACGTCCGGACGTCGGCCCCGCTGTGGGTCGCCGGACCCACCTGGCTCCGGCACGGGCTGGTCGATCGCCTCGTGACCGCCCAGAGCCTGCTGCCCCGCGACGTCCGCCTGCTCATCGTCGACGGGTACCGGACGCCCGGCCACCACCCGGCCTGCGCACCCGGGTGCGCGATCCCGCCCGCGGTGGCCCCGCACCCGACCGGCGGTGCCGTGGACCTCACCCTGTCCGGGGCGGACGACGAGGCGCTGCCGCTGCCCGCCTGCTGCGCCGGCCCGATCCCGCCGCCGGACCCGAAGACCGGGCGGCTGCTCGCCGAAGCGCTGGTCACCGCCGGTTTGGTCAACTACCCGGCCCGCTGGTGGCACTGGTCCTACGGCGACCGCTTCTGGGCCTGGGTGGCCCGATCACCCCACGCCCGTTACGGCCCGGTCCACGAGCCGGATCGTCCTCCGGCGGGGACCGGCGGCGCGGGGGCGTTGGCCCGAAGGGGCGGCGAACCGGGCGATCCCCGCTCCGGCCCGGGTTCCTGAGTACCGTGGAACGCAGGGGGACCGGGGGGTGCGGCCGGCGACCGGCCCGCCCGCGCCCGGCCGGCCGCGCGCCGGGAGGAGACCCGATGACCGCGACCACGGACACCCCGCGCCTGCCGTTCGAGCGGCCGAACGTCCTGGAGATCGCGCCGCTGTTCGAGGTGCTGCGCCGGCAGGGGCCGGTCGTGCCGGTGACCACCCCGGCCGGGGATCCGGCTTGGCTCGTGACCGGGTTCGAAGAGGTCCGGACCGTTTTCACCGATCCGCGCTTCGGCCGCTCGCACCCCGCGCCCGAAGAGGCGTCCGCGCTGTCGGACGCCGCCATCCTCAGCCGGCCGCAAGGCGACCACGAAACCGAGCACGTCGAGCACGCGCGGATGCGCCGGATGCTCGTGCCCGCCTTTTCCGCCAACCGGATCCGGCGGCTGGCCGGCCACGTGCAGGAGCTGGCCGACGGCTGCTTCGCCGCGATGGAACGCGCCCGGCACGGCGACGAGCCGGTCGACCTCCACGAACACCTCTCGTTCCCGCTGCCGGTGCTGGTGATCTGCGAGCTGCTCGGCGTCCCGTACGAAGACCGCGACACCTTCCGCGTGCTGTCCGAGCGGATGGGCCGGATGGACATCGGGTCCGGCGCCGAAGCCGCCCTCGACGAGTTCGCCGCCTACATGGGCCGGCTCGCCGCGGCGAAGCGGCGTGCCCCCGGGCAGGACGTCGTCTCGGACCTGGTCCGGGCGCAGGCCGACGACCCCGCGTTCGCCGACGACGACCTGGCCCGGCTCGCCGCCGGGCTGCTGTTCGCCGGCCACGAAACCACTTCGAACCGGATCGACCTCGGTGTCCTCTTCCTGCTCACCGACCTCGCGCGGCGCGACGCCCTGGTCGCCGACCCCGACGGCCTCGTGCACGGCGTGGTCGAGGAGATCCTGCGGCTGTCCGCGCCGGGCGGTCTGGGTGTCCTGCGGTACGCGCACGACGACGTCGACCTCGGCGGCGTGCGGGTCGCCCGCGGCGACGCGGTCGTCCTGGCGCTGGCGGCCGCGAACCGGGACCCGGCCGCGTTCCCGCACGCCGAAGAGTTCGATGCCGGGCGCAAGCCGAACTCGCACGTCGCCTTCGCCCACGGCGGCTGGTTCTGCATCGGCGCGAGCCTGGCCCGCACCGAGCTGCGCGTCGTGTTCGGCTCGTTGTTCCGCCGGTTCCCCGGGCTGCGGCTCGCGGTGCCGGTCGACGAGCTGGAAGTGCGGACGAACCGGGTCACCGGGGGAGTGGACCGCGTGCCGGTCCTCTGGTAGACCTGCGGCGGTGACGCTGTGGGACAGGCTCGGGATGGATGACAAGCTCATCAAGGTGCTGAAGGAGATCCCACCGGGACCGGACGCGCCGGAGCTCGGCCCGGCCTACGTGACCATCCACCAGCTGGCGGTCGAGCTGGACCAGCGGTTCCCCGAAGTCCGCAAGCAGCTCGACGTGCCCCTCGGCGGCGGCTCGACGCGCCACGCGGGGCTGGTCGAGCTGCTGGGCAAGGAACTGGTCGACAAGATCAAGCGCTACGGCGACGTGTACCCGATCGAAGCGGCGCAGCTCTCTTCGGTGCGGTTCCGCGAGCTGCGGCTGCGCGGCCCCGGCGGACGTGACCTGGTGGGCGCCTCGCGCACCGACCTGCCGCTGATCCGCCTGCGGGCCAAGGGCCAGGACTGACGGTGCTGCCCCCGCCACCGGTCCGGGCCCTGCTGGCCGAACGCGACCCGGCGGTGCGGGCCCGGCTGAGCACCGTGCTGGGTGAGGCGGACGGCATCGAGCTGATCGGCTCGGCCTCGGACGCGTCGTCGGCCCGGACGGCACTGCGCCGCCTGCTGCCGGACGTGGTGCTGCTGGACCTGCGGCTGGGGCCGCTCGGGCCGGTGTTCCGCCGCCCGGCGGTGCTGGCGCTGGTGACGTTCGACTCCGACGCCGGGATCCTGCGCGCGCTGCGCGACGGGGCCGCGGGGTACGTGCTGCGCTCGGCCCGGCGCAACGAGCTGATCAAGGTGGTCCGCCTGGCGGCCGACGGTCACGCGGTGCTGTCCCCGGACGCGTCCCGCCGGCTGGTCTCGGCCGCGACCCGGCTGTCCGGCCCGCGCGACGAGCGGCTGGCGGCGGTCGACCGGCTGTCCGCGCGCGAGC is a window from the Amycolatopsis sp. cg9 genome containing:
- a CDS encoding aspartate aminotransferase family protein produces the protein MTTTADRATADASSLAEAARRNLWMHFTRHSTYDETDVPVIVRGEGPYIWDARGKRYLDGLAGLFAVQVGHGREELAEAAARQTKQLAYFPLWGHAHPAAIELATRLASAAPGDLNRVFFTVSGGESVETAWKLAKQYFKLVGKPGKHKVISRALAYHGTSQGALSITGIPGAKADFEPLVPSTLRVPNTNFYRAPEHADDYEAYGRWAADRIEQAIEFEGADTVAAVFLEPVQNTGGCFVPPPGYFARVREICDKHDVLLVSDEVICAFGRVGYDFAAKRYGYQPDIITTAKGLTSGYAPLGAVLASERLMEPFTRGETTFMHGSTYGGHPVSCAVALANLDLIEREGLYEHVLTRESAFRSTLDKLTDLPIVGDVRGAGFFYGIELVKDKATKETFSAAESERVLRGFLSDALFDAGLYCRADDRAEPVVQLSPPLVCDQPQFDEMEQILRDTLTRAWQLL
- a CDS encoding GH25 family lysozyme, coding for MRKYLLAVLAGAVLLGGTSPAIAEPLTDKQSDTANGFADAAREPDAPAALAAGLPSGYTVNGIDVSSHDHSGGKTVDWANQKAAGDEFAFVKATEGTGYTNPYFDQDYHGAKNAGLYTGAYAFGRPDLGNAVGQANYFADHLQWAADGRTLPPFLDLEWPYSSLNLPDCYGLGQSDMRAWISSFLNQVKARIGRAPMIYTNVNWWNPCTGNSTAFSGYPLDIASCNPSPPSVPGWGTKWTFWQYDIDACGRGAAHDSNVFNGSLAQLAALAGGSGGGANGVAAGDVTGDGRADLVARRPDGSLSLYANGGSNTSPYSSGSLIGTSWEGFSWFQSGDVTGDGKADLVAAKPDGSLWLYTHGGDNTSPYSTGTLIGSAWQQFGHVTLADVTGDGRADLVAAKADGSLWLYPNGGGASPYSTGTQVGAGWEQFTWILGGDVTGDGRADLVAVKPDGTLWLYANGGSDTAPYSSGSQIGGGWAQFDRVQLGDVTGDHRADLTATKPDGTLWLYTNGGSDTAPYSSGALIGSGWQTFA
- a CDS encoding FG-GAP repeat domain-containing protein produces the protein MTTKTIARLTVTFATAALTAVSLAVPGTAHASTVNGPVSRQEVLDRAQYWVDKGYTYTQTGTHVPGPDGGQTYRRDCSGLVSMAWHLGSSLITNEFLSKAQSGNGMHVVARDALRPGDAMVRDSDGSGPDGHIELFAFWKNQNDHGQGAYVYSFNSTGQTVQNPYKVNNSGNLGFDSWSEVTSYTAIRYDRVVEQSSAANGVAAGDVTGDGRADLVARKPDGSLVLYANGGSDTSPYGTAGLIGTSWDGFSWFQSGDVTGDGKADVVAAKPDGTLWLYTHGGDNTSPYSTGTLIGSGWAQFSHVTLADVTGDGRADLVAAMPDGSLWLYANGGSDTAPYSTGTRIGAGWEQFTWILGGDVTGDGRADLVAVKPDGTLWLYTNGGSDTAPYSSGSQIGAGWAQFDRIQLGDVTGDHRADLTATKPDGTLWLYTNGGSDTAPYSSGILIGSGWQPFA
- a CDS encoding BTAD domain-containing putative transcriptional regulator, with amino-acid sequence MEFRLLGPVEVADETGTLALGGTKTRTLLAALLLEPGRIIATDRLVDIIWDDDPPSTARALIQTYVSTLRRALGDAGTEIIRTAAPGYSARFGAESLDRHRFEVFAAEGREAAAEGRYREASNAFRAADTLWRGPALGGVRSRVLSGEAARLDEQRLAVIEARIAADLELGRTDELIGELTVLIGQHPTRASLRGHLMLALYRADRTADALAVFRQGREVLVDELGIEPGVELTRLHEAILRSDPALLGPPAEPSARPEPAPAARGGGRVAVPRQLPPDAADFTGRDALVGELAGVLTGGRPGPVVAALLGPGGVGKSALAAHVAHRVSAAYPDGQLHADLRGTTGMPASPTEVLGRFLRALQPDRGAIPDDPDERMDAYRTALAGRRVLIVLDDAAGEPQVRPLLPGTGTCSVLVTSRTRLAGLAGAHLVDVGLLSAGEATALLSRIAGADRIQGAPDAAAEIVACCGNLPLAVRVAGARLATRRQWTARLLATRLTDERRRLTELSAGDQQIRASIELSVRNLDPAARTALRRLGHLGLADFRSWVVACALDVEIATAEEVVEHLVDTHLVDYTFVDDTGQVRYRLHDLVRIYAREEAERHESRTDLVASTARVAGGWTAVLDRLRDHVADHVTSGAIPLTTAEAGPVDPEVLGTALTDPRGWLDIEQASLVLAVERAAEAGLDGPAVAIASVLCASGYALNGVVDLWDRAHGAALAAARAAGNRPGEAVLLAQVGQLRYEQDRFAEARRHLTDAVERFRDLRDARGEAAALTALGLACRDQGYLPEAEHFLDRAATVCRSLDDDRATGHCERLIGSVHLERGDFAAADAALAAALAAYRRAGSERGEALTLRTIGLTHLGRGRLTEAEETFTRALALFRALGDEKLVGFCRRGLAKTHLRMGRLAEARGPLETTLAAHRAEGDSWSEAMVMRTLGELDLAAGRFEEASRWLTTALAAFREQEAFLFAARTLRDIAQLEEARGDQPAAKAALAEAIETFRAYGAREYGELTSL
- a CDS encoding cytochrome P450 — encoded protein: MTATTDTPRLPFERPNVLEIAPLFEVLRRQGPVVPVTTPAGDPAWLVTGFEEVRTVFTDPRFGRSHPAPEEASALSDAAILSRPQGDHETEHVEHARMRRMLVPAFSANRIRRLAGHVQELADGCFAAMERARHGDEPVDLHEHLSFPLPVLVICELLGVPYEDRDTFRVLSERMGRMDIGSGAEAALDEFAAYMGRLAAAKRRAPGQDVVSDLVRAQADDPAFADDDLARLAAGLLFAGHETTSNRIDLGVLFLLTDLARRDALVADPDGLVHGVVEEILRLSAPGGLGVLRYAHDDVDLGGVRVARGDAVVLALAAANRDPAAFPHAEEFDAGRKPNSHVAFAHGGWFCIGASLARTELRVVFGSLFRRFPGLRLAVPVDELEVRTNRVTGGVDRVPVLW
- a CDS encoding DNA-binding response regulator; translated protein: MLPPPPVRALLAERDPAVRARLSTVLGEADGIELIGSASDASSARTALRRLLPDVVLLDLRLGPLGPVFRRPAVLALVTFDSDAGILRALRDGAAGYVLRSARRNELIKVVRLAADGHAVLSPDASRRLVSAATRLSGPRDERLAAVDRLSAREREVLIGIGSALSNAEIAARLGVAEPVVRSLVDRVVRKLGCTHRTEAGLLAYERGLCRPGP